Genomic window (Synechococcales cyanobacterium T60_A2020_003):
TTCCGGTGGGAGAAGCCCGCACCGTATGTTTGCATCGGTGTCGGGAGTACGTCACACCAACCTGGGTGAAGGACAGGCTCATGCCTATCCCCCACCCAAATTTGTGTTTCTAAACCTGTGCCATTGCCCCCATTCCATCCATGAATTTGAGGATTAATCAACTGAATGACTGAAAACCCAAACCTATCCCGCACTGCATCCAACACCGCAACCCCTAGGTCACTCCATCTCGTTGAGAATGATGACAGCCTAAACCTCGCGATGACCATTGCCCAGGCCATTGATGATCGGAAGGGAGGGGATATTGCGCTGCTGAAAATGGCAGATGTATCCTACCTAGCCGACTATTTTGTGGTCGCGACCGGATTCTCCAATGTCCAGGTGCGGGCGATCGCCCGTTCCATTGAAGACGCGGTGGAAGAGCAATGGCATCGGGTGCCTATCCGTTCTTCGGGGCAAGCGGACGGGCGATGGGTGCTGATGGATTACGGCGACGTCGTGGTACACCTCTTCATGCCCGATGAGCGAGACTTCTACGGGCTAGAGTCCTTCTGGGCGCACGCAGAGCGAATTCCCTTTGAGGCGTCAGCTTAAGTCAGCTTAAAGACGGCAGCTTCGAGTCTTATCCATTGCATTAATAGTTGCGTTGAGAGCCTGTCAGCTTAAGTCAGCTTAAAGACGGCAGCTCCGAGTCTTCCTCAACGGCATCAATCACCTGCCACACCTGTTGCAGCAGGGCATCTAGTTCCGTGCGCGATACCGCCGAGATGATGTAAACCGGATAGTCGGTGTAGGGTTGCAAGGCTTGGGCGATCGCCTCTGCGCTTTGCCCCGATTCGGTCACGTCTCCATCGAATCCCGTGGCATCCACCTTATTGAGCGCCACAATCTGCGGACGTTCGGCAAGACCATGCCCGTAGGCATCCAGTTCCGCTCGGATGGTGTGAAAGTCGGCAATGGGATCGCTAGCAGTCAAATCCACTAGATGGAGCAGGACGCGAGTGCGTTCGATGTGGCGGAGGAAGTCATGCCCCAATCCCGCACCTGTGTGGGCACCTTCGATCAATCCGGGAATGTCAGCAAAGACGGTGCCATCTCCGGTCGGTTTCCGCACAACGCCCAGATTGGGAACCAGGGTGGTAAACGGATAATCGGCAATCTTGGGTCGGGCAGCGGATAGCGCCGAAATTAACGTCGATTTCCCTGCATTGGGTAGACCAATAATGCCCACCTCCGCCAAAAGTTTCAGTTCTAAACGGAGCGATCGCACCTCTCCTTCTAAACCAGGCAACGCATATTCAGGCGCACGGTTTTGATTGCTCAAAAAATACTTATTGCCCAGTCCCCCTTTCCCCCCCTTCGCCACACAAAGGGTTTGACCAGAGGTGATCAAATCTCCCAAAACCTCCTCGGTTTCGGCATCGTAGACCACCGTACCGCAGGGAACCTCAATGAGGCGATCAGAACCCGATGCCCCAGTCATATTCTTGGGGCCACCCCGCTGTCCGTCTTGAGCTTTAAAAACGCGGGCATAGCGAAAATCTAGCAACGTCTGTAGCTGAGGATTCGCAACCAGAATAACGGAGCCACCCTGCCCCCCATTTCCGCCAGAGGGGCCACCCGCAGGCACATATTTCTCTCGCCGGAAGGCAACAATGCCATCTCCGCCTTTTCCAGCAATAACTTCAATTTCGGCCTGATCAATGAACTGCATAATTCGGGCGTGACTCTTTAATACCTTCCTATTCTGCGGGATTTTGCCCCCAGACGACATACAAAGTGTCAGTAAAGCCGTAATGTAGCGTCGGCTAGGGACTTAATGCGTTCCGTTCGTGCTAGCGCATCCTGCCGAAAAATTATGA
Coding sequences:
- the rsfS gene encoding ribosome silencing factor, which encodes MTENPNLSRTASNTATPRSLHLVENDDSLNLAMTIAQAIDDRKGGDIALLKMADVSYLADYFVVATGFSNVQVRAIARSIEDAVEEQWHRVPIRSSGQADGRWVLMDYGDVVVHLFMPDERDFYGLESFWAHAERIPFEASA
- the obgE gene encoding GTPase ObgE; this translates as MQFIDQAEIEVIAGKGGDGIVAFRREKYVPAGGPSGGNGGQGGSVILVANPQLQTLLDFRYARVFKAQDGQRGGPKNMTGASGSDRLIEVPCGTVVYDAETEEVLGDLITSGQTLCVAKGGKGGLGNKYFLSNQNRAPEYALPGLEGEVRSLRLELKLLAEVGIIGLPNAGKSTLISALSAARPKIADYPFTTLVPNLGVVRKPTGDGTVFADIPGLIEGAHTGAGLGHDFLRHIERTRVLLHLVDLTASDPIADFHTIRAELDAYGHGLAERPQIVALNKVDATGFDGDVTESGQSAEAIAQALQPYTDYPVYIISAVSRTELDALLQQVWQVIDAVEEDSELPSLS